The sequence GTGCTGGATGAGGAAGGACTGGCCTGGCAGGGCCTGATTGTCCGCCACCTCGTGCTGCCCGATGGGCTGGCCGGGAGTGAGGAATCGCTCACGTGGCTGGTCAATGAGGTCTCCCCACAGGTCACGGTGAGCATTATGTCGCAGTACTACCCGGCAAATCGTGCTTCACGTATACCTGCGCTGGCACGAACTCTACGGGGGTCGGAGTACGCGGAAGTCATCGAGATAATCGATAGTCTGGGGATGGAGAATGGCTGGATACAGGAAATGGGGGCGGCGGACAGCTATCTGCCGGACTTCAAGCGTGAGGGACACCCATTTGTATCGCCAGGGGCAGAGTCAACCTGAGTACCGGGGACAAGTCGCCACCTGTATTTCGCTGGACTTATCCCGCAAAGCATATGTAAATAGAGAAAAAAGGGCAATACTTCTGCTTACATTGTGGTCAGACTGTGTAAAACCAGACAGCCGCTATGGTAAGGAGGTCAGGAAATGATGAGGGTATCTCTGGCGTTTATAAAACGTGTGGGTCGTAAATTGAGGGGGCACTTTCTCGCTGGTATCTTTATCACTTTTCCGCTTGGTCTCACCGTATGGGCATTTGTCTGGGCTTTCAACGAGATTGACGGCTGGCTACAGCCGATTATCGAGCGCATATTCGGATACACGATTCCCGGGGTCGGTTTTGGTTTTACCGTGGTGGTCATCTATTTGATAGGGGTGATTGCCAGCAACGTTATCGGACGGAGACTGATAGGTTATGGTGAAACGGTAATGGGGAGGATACCGCTATTTCGCTACCTGTACAATGGTACCAGGCAGATTCTACAGAGCTTCTCCACACCCGATGCCACGGGATT comes from Dehalococcoidales bacterium and encodes:
- a CDS encoding DUF502 domain-containing protein translates to MMRVSLAFIKRVGRKLRGHFLAGIFITFPLGLTVWAFVWAFNEIDGWLQPIIERIFGYTIPGVGFGFTVVVIYLIGVIASNVIGRRLIGYGETVMGRIPLFRYLYNGTRQILQSFSTPDATGFMQVVLAEFPRKGTRTIGFITNEVSDESGRKLLNVFIPTAPNPTSGFLQILREEEIIRTD